One window of the Chryseobacterium sp. CY350 genome contains the following:
- the nhaA gene encoding Na+/H+ antiporter NhaA encodes MIYNYKNKPIDKITQPVQRFIQQEKSGGLLLGISVILALILANIPLSEGYHHLLEQKFGFKWNDRVFFDFTIHHWINDGLMSIFFFVVGLELKREIIGGELSNPRKAILPIIAAVGGMVMPALIFLILNPSGETQKGWGIPMATDIAFALGVLFLLGKKIPLPLKVFLTALAIVDDLGAVLVIAFFYTSNIEMTYLWTGLLILAIMYLGNKMGVRSIFFYAFLGIIGVWTCFVISGVHATIAAVLAAFTIPADVKIKETVFIAKINSYLTIFKNIDPDENTPTLTNDQLHILEEINETTIAATPPLQRLENAMHPIVTFVIIPIFAIANAGVSLDIDFDSLFNTNVAIGVALGLLIGKVLGVVGFTWISVKLKLASLPAGMNNRNLLGLGFLASIGFTMSLFITSLAFSHEEYQTQAKIGIFAASLVGGIIGYMILNKKPK; translated from the coding sequence ATGATCTACAATTACAAAAATAAACCCATCGACAAAATAACGCAGCCCGTGCAAAGATTCATACAGCAGGAAAAATCTGGCGGACTGCTTTTGGGAATCAGTGTTATACTGGCGTTAATTCTTGCTAATATTCCACTTTCTGAAGGATATCACCATTTATTAGAACAAAAATTTGGCTTTAAGTGGAATGATCGTGTTTTCTTTGATTTCACAATTCATCACTGGATTAATGATGGTTTAATGTCGATTTTCTTTTTTGTAGTCGGTCTTGAGCTGAAACGGGAAATTATTGGAGGTGAACTTTCTAATCCGCGAAAAGCAATTCTGCCAATTATTGCGGCTGTTGGCGGAATGGTAATGCCTGCATTGATTTTCCTGATCCTGAATCCTTCCGGAGAAACCCAAAAGGGATGGGGAATTCCTATGGCAACGGACATTGCCTTTGCTTTGGGAGTTCTTTTTCTTCTGGGTAAAAAAATTCCTCTTCCGCTAAAGGTTTTTTTAACGGCACTGGCAATTGTAGATGATTTGGGAGCAGTTTTGGTTATCGCTTTTTTTTACACTTCGAATATCGAAATGACCTATTTATGGACTGGTCTATTAATCTTAGCGATTATGTATTTGGGAAATAAAATGGGTGTAAGATCGATCTTTTTCTACGCATTTCTCGGCATCATCGGTGTCTGGACATGTTTTGTGATTTCCGGAGTACATGCCACGATTGCCGCCGTTTTAGCTGCGTTTACGATACCAGCAGATGTTAAGATTAAAGAAACTGTTTTTATTGCAAAAATAAACTCTTACCTCACCATTTTTAAAAATATTGATCCTGACGAAAATACACCAACGCTTACCAATGATCAGTTGCACATTCTTGAAGAGATCAACGAAACCACTATTGCGGCTACGCCTCCGTTGCAGAGATTGGAAAATGCAATGCACCCAATTGTCACCTTTGTCATCATTCCCATATTTGCTATAGCCAATGCCGGAGTTTCTTTAGATATTGATTTTGACAGTCTTTTTAATACCAATGTGGCGATCGGTGTGGCACTTGGTCTTCTGATTGGTAAGGTTTTGGGAGTGGTAGGTTTCACATGGATTTCTGTAAAATTAAAACTAGCCTCTTTACCCGCCGGTATGAATAACCGAAATCTATTAGGTTTGGGCTTTTTGGCTTCGATAGGATTCACTATGTCTCTGTTTATCACCTCGCTGGCATTTAGCCATGAAGAATATCAGACTCAGGCAAAAATTGGTATCTTCGCTGCATCTTTGGTCGGAGGGATCATAGGATATATGATCCTGAACAAGAAACCAAAGTAA
- a CDS encoding DUF389 domain-containing protein, with protein sequence MRNIFNFINLHNGEEKKDKVLDDVMANISFRGSNLWILACAIFIASIGLNVNSTAVIIGAMLISPLMGPIVGAGFALGTYNFPLLKKSFKNLLIATVVSLLVSAFYFYISPFKDVQSELLARTAPNIYDVLIAFFGGLVGVIAITRVEKGNPIPGVAIATALMPPLCTAGFGLATFNFSFFFGAFYLYTINCFFICIATFLVVKYLNYPSSIVDSKYEKRIRYSISFLIIIMIVPSSYLAYNLFNEKKFTKTAESFLQKEFEKKGYTLIYKKLNYSTDPKTIDVAFLNKKFTPGEIESFNKMLIDNGLSNTTLTIRQNDSDLKSEILNEINKNNNNISEKDVAISNLRLELDSYKISDSTLRKEIQILYPDISSLSYGKIEQYPRTDSMKLQFVVIYSGENINQLQFKNWLKSRLNEENVEIIKNSEID encoded by the coding sequence ATGAGAAACATTTTTAATTTCATAAATCTTCACAACGGCGAGGAAAAGAAAGATAAGGTTCTGGATGATGTGATGGCCAACATATCTTTTAGAGGATCAAACCTCTGGATTTTGGCCTGCGCCATTTTTATCGCATCTATTGGTCTGAATGTCAATTCGACAGCAGTAATCATAGGAGCCATGCTTATTTCGCCATTGATGGGACCTATTGTGGGAGCAGGATTTGCTTTGGGAACGTACAATTTTCCACTTCTAAAAAAGTCGTTTAAAAATCTATTGATCGCCACCGTGGTCAGTTTATTGGTTTCGGCATTTTACTTTTACATCAGTCCGTTTAAAGATGTACAGTCGGAACTTTTAGCTAGAACGGCACCCAATATTTATGATGTCCTGATTGCTTTTTTTGGAGGATTGGTAGGTGTTATCGCCATAACAAGAGTCGAAAAAGGAAATCCGATCCCCGGCGTTGCCATCGCAACTGCGCTTATGCCGCCGTTGTGTACAGCAGGTTTTGGCTTGGCAACTTTTAACTTTTCGTTTTTTTTTGGAGCCTTTTATTTATATACAATCAATTGTTTTTTTATCTGCATTGCTACGTTTTTGGTCGTAAAATATTTAAATTATCCTTCCTCTATTGTAGACAGCAAATACGAAAAAAGAATCAGATACAGTATATCATTTCTCATCATTATTATGATTGTTCCAAGCTCATATCTGGCGTACAATTTATTTAATGAAAAGAAATTTACCAAGACCGCAGAGTCTTTCCTTCAAAAAGAATTTGAGAAAAAAGGATATACATTAATTTACAAAAAATTAAATTACAGTACAGATCCTAAAACAATTGATGTTGCATTTTTAAATAAAAAATTTACTCCGGGCGAGATCGAATCTTTCAACAAAATGCTTATAGACAACGGCCTTTCGAATACCACTCTTACCATCAGACAAAATGATTCTGATCTAAAATCAGAAATTCTAAATGAAATTAATAAAAACAATAACAATATATCTGAAAAAGATGTAGCCATCTCAAATTTACGCTTAGAACTGGACAGCTACAAAATCTCCGATTCTACGTTACGAAAAGAGATCCAGATTCTTTATCCGGATATTTCAAGTTTGTCTTACGGGAAAATAGAACAGTATCCCAGAACAGATAGCATGAAATTGCAATTTGTAGTCATTTATTCCGGCGAAAACATCAATCAGCTACAATTTAAAAACTGGCTGAAGAGTCGATTAAATGAAGAAAATGTAGAGATTATTAAAAATTCAGAAATTGATTAA
- the mnmE gene encoding tRNA uridine-5-carboxymethylaminomethyl(34) synthesis GTPase MnmE yields the protein MNHDTICALATANGIGAIGIIRISGDDAISVSSKIFDGKNLEKVASHTVHYGFIKEDEEIIDEVMVSVFKAPKTFTAEDSVEISFHGSPHIAKKILEVLIKNGARMAKAGEFTMRAFINGRIDLSQAESIADLIASENESSRKVALTQLKGGITNEISFLRTDLLNFVSLIELELDFAEEDVEFADRSALNKLLDKIESKLNSLIESFQYGNAIKNGTAVAIIGKPNAGKSTLLNALLKEERAIVSNIAGTTRDTIEEILHIKGHAFRLIDTAGLRDTVDEIEAIGVKKAKEKVANANILVYLVDAATPDFSEDIEMIKSLMREDLKLIICATKIDEVSPSYYDKVEDIFRNAISQEFDFIKISAVENQNIQDLKNELSSYVEQLKSQENNVVITNQRHYEALGKSLDAVNKVKEAITTQISTELLAYELRNALEHLGEISGEVTNDEVLGNIFSKFCIGK from the coding sequence ATGAATCACGACACTATCTGCGCACTGGCAACTGCTAACGGAATTGGAGCCATAGGAATCATAAGAATTTCCGGAGACGATGCAATCTCTGTCTCTTCGAAGATCTTTGACGGTAAGAATCTAGAAAAAGTAGCTTCTCACACTGTTCATTACGGATTTATTAAAGAAGATGAAGAAATCATCGATGAAGTGATGGTCTCAGTTTTTAAAGCTCCAAAAACTTTTACGGCAGAAGATTCTGTAGAGATATCTTTTCATGGCTCGCCGCATATTGCAAAAAAAATTCTTGAAGTTTTAATTAAAAACGGGGCGAGAATGGCAAAAGCCGGCGAATTTACAATGCGAGCTTTTATCAATGGCAGGATAGACCTTAGCCAGGCAGAATCGATCGCAGATCTTATTGCTTCTGAAAATGAATCTTCCCGTAAAGTAGCTTTAACACAGCTAAAAGGAGGAATTACCAATGAAATCTCTTTTCTCCGTACAGATCTTTTGAATTTTGTGTCACTTATTGAGCTCGAATTAGATTTTGCAGAAGAAGATGTTGAATTTGCAGACCGATCGGCTTTAAACAAATTGCTTGATAAAATTGAATCTAAACTCAATTCGCTGATTGAAAGTTTTCAGTACGGTAATGCCATCAAAAACGGAACTGCCGTTGCGATTATTGGAAAACCTAATGCCGGAAAATCTACTTTGCTCAATGCTTTGCTGAAAGAAGAACGAGCAATTGTAAGCAATATCGCGGGCACCACAAGAGATACAATTGAAGAAATTCTTCACATAAAAGGACATGCGTTCAGATTAATCGATACAGCGGGATTGCGTGACACTGTGGATGAAATTGAAGCGATTGGTGTAAAAAAAGCCAAAGAAAAAGTAGCAAATGCCAATATATTGGTTTATCTGGTAGATGCAGCAACACCAGATTTCTCTGAAGATATTGAGATGATCAAATCTCTAATGAGAGAAGATCTTAAGCTCATCATCTGCGCTACAAAAATTGATGAAGTTTCTCCATCGTATTATGATAAAGTAGAAGATATTTTCAGGAATGCAATTTCTCAGGAGTTTGATTTTATTAAAATTTCAGCAGTCGAAAACCAAAATATTCAGGATCTTAAAAACGAATTGTCATCATACGTAGAACAGCTTAAATCACAGGAAAATAATGTTGTCATTACAAACCAACGTCATTATGAAGCTTTAGGTAAATCTCTTGATGCCGTCAATAAAGTGAAGGAAGCAATCACAACTCAAATCTCCACAGAGCTTTTGGCTTATGAACTGAGAAACGCTTTGGAACACCTTGGCGAGATTTCTGGTGAGGTAACAAATGATGAAGTATTGGGAAATATTTTTTCTAAGTTTTGTATCGGAAAGTAA
- a CDS encoding BCCT family transporter → MNAPKQVSRFKFTFDKGVTIPSLIFIISVCLFSVLFPSTINSVLNEVKNFIFVNLNWVYVWCVTIFVIFLVFLMFSKFGKIRLGSNDSRPEHSFFSWISMLFAAGMGIGLMYFSVAEPMQHYSTDAFSESHIISRAKNAQLYTFFHWGIHAWAIYGLVGLCLAYFAYRYRLPLSLRSCLYPLLKDKITGKWGDVIDIFALCSTFFGITTTLGFGVVQINSGLETLNILPETGFMYQVIIVVVLVSFAVISATSGVNKGVKILSNINVVVVIILLLFVLTLGPTVYLIGSFTYGLGNYINNFFDLTFNTHVYEEKTLPWFYNWTILYWAWWISWSPFVGLFIAKISKGRSIREFIAAVLIIPTLFNFIWMSVFGNSAIWIDFNVANGALSALVSDPDALMFRFLDYLPLSEILSFIVLLVIMIFFVTSADSGMLVMDSISSKNSTKSPKIQTIFWGVLLATLALMLLKAGGLEALQTMTLITALPFAIIMILFVVSLMKALVIDYSYYEKGLSVSTVPWSGEFWKQRLKKIVSYKTKESVEEFIEGQVFTAFTELKEEFALNGITAEIKHIPDSSHINLEIHHDVVNNFVYGVMSQKRIVSEYMVNDDNLPNLESNLTYFPKTYFGDSREGYDVQYFTKNELISDVLKHYDRFLKIVAEESNEMFISSDGNFVKN, encoded by the coding sequence ATGAATGCACCAAAACAAGTATCAAGATTTAAATTTACATTCGATAAAGGAGTTACAATTCCCAGCCTTATTTTCATTATAAGCGTGTGCTTGTTTTCAGTTTTGTTTCCTTCTACAATTAATTCTGTGCTTAATGAGGTGAAGAATTTTATTTTTGTCAACTTAAATTGGGTTTATGTATGGTGCGTTACAATTTTTGTGATTTTTCTTGTTTTTCTGATGTTTAGCAAATTCGGAAAAATAAGATTGGGATCTAATGACAGCCGACCAGAACATTCCTTTTTTTCGTGGATCTCAATGTTGTTTGCTGCCGGAATGGGGATTGGTTTGATGTATTTCAGCGTTGCAGAACCTATGCAACACTATTCTACAGATGCTTTTTCAGAGAGTCATATCATAAGCAGGGCAAAAAATGCACAGCTATATACATTTTTTCATTGGGGAATCCATGCGTGGGCAATCTACGGACTTGTCGGCCTCTGTCTGGCTTATTTTGCCTATCGTTATCGTCTTCCTCTGTCGCTCAGAAGTTGCCTTTATCCGTTACTAAAAGATAAAATTACCGGGAAATGGGGAGATGTTATTGATATTTTTGCCTTGTGCAGTACATTTTTTGGTATTACCACAACATTAGGTTTCGGAGTTGTTCAGATAAATTCCGGACTGGAAACTCTGAATATTTTACCGGAGACAGGTTTTATGTATCAGGTAATAATTGTCGTGGTGCTCGTTTCTTTTGCTGTGATTTCCGCAACGTCCGGGGTTAATAAAGGGGTTAAAATTTTAAGTAATATCAACGTGGTCGTTGTGATCATATTGCTCCTGTTTGTTTTAACGTTGGGTCCTACGGTTTATCTTATCGGAAGTTTTACGTATGGTCTCGGTAATTACATCAATAATTTTTTCGATCTCACTTTCAATACACACGTTTATGAGGAAAAGACACTGCCGTGGTTTTACAATTGGACTATTCTTTACTGGGCATGGTGGATCTCCTGGTCGCCGTTTGTGGGACTTTTTATTGCAAAAATTTCAAAAGGCAGAAGTATAAGGGAATTTATCGCAGCAGTATTAATTATTCCCACGCTTTTCAATTTTATTTGGATGTCAGTTTTTGGAAACAGTGCCATTTGGATTGATTTTAATGTTGCAAACGGAGCGTTGAGTGCCCTGGTTTCTGATCCGGATGCGCTTATGTTTCGCTTTTTAGACTATTTACCTTTGTCTGAAATTTTGAGTTTCATTGTTTTGCTGGTCATAATGATCTTTTTTGTCACTTCTGCAGATTCGGGAATGCTGGTGATGGATAGTATCTCATCTAAAAATTCTACAAAATCTCCCAAAATTCAGACAATATTCTGGGGAGTTTTGTTGGCAACTTTAGCTCTGATGCTCCTCAAAGCAGGCGGCCTAGAAGCATTGCAAACCATGACGCTCATTACTGCTCTTCCGTTTGCCATCATCATGATTTTATTCGTTGTTTCTCTAATGAAAGCCCTCGTTATCGATTACAGCTATTATGAAAAAGGATTATCTGTTTCTACCGTGCCGTGGTCGGGCGAATTTTGGAAACAGCGTCTGAAAAAAATAGTCTCCTACAAAACTAAAGAATCTGTAGAGGAATTCATAGAAGGGCAGGTATTCACTGCTTTTACTGAATTAAAAGAAGAATTTGCATTGAACGGAATTACTGCAGAAATAAAACATATTCCGGATTCTTCACATATCAATTTAGAGATTCATCACGATGTTGTCAACAATTTTGTTTATGGTGTGATGAGTCAAAAAAGAATTGTTTCAGAATATATGGTCAACGACGACAATCTGCCCAATTTGGAAAGTAATTTAACTTATTTTCCAAAAACATATTTTGGAGATTCTCGTGAAGGATATGATGTGCAGTATTTTACCAAGAACGAACTCATCAGCGATGTGCTGAAACATTATGACCGTTTTCTAAAAATTGTAGCTGAAGAATCTAACGAGATGTTTATCAGCAGCGACGGTAATTTTGTGAAAAATTAA
- a CDS encoding 4-hydroxy-tetrahydrodipicolinate reductase produces MKIGLIGFGKAGKAVANVILQNEKHSLEWVLKSTTTTVSTAKDYLGIATKDPGIIVSLEEKSAADLFDENPVDLIIDFSSSYSIYDYGKEAATRKITIVSAISHYKENEHEFLLQLSNETVVFWSPNITLGVNYLLFASSLLKNIAPDVDIEISEEHFKAKTGVSGTAIKIAEALDVETESINSVRAGGIVGKHEVIFGFPYQTVRLVHESISREAFGSGALFVAENLQDKKVGFYKFEDILRPYFFSESQKEIS; encoded by the coding sequence ATGAAAATAGGTTTAATAGGTTTTGGGAAAGCTGGTAAGGCTGTTGCAAATGTGATTTTGCAAAATGAAAAACATTCTCTTGAGTGGGTACTGAAAAGCACCACCACCACCGTCTCTACAGCAAAAGATTATTTGGGAATAGCAACCAAAGATCCCGGTATAATTGTTTCTTTGGAAGAAAAATCTGCTGCGGATCTGTTCGATGAAAATCCGGTAGATCTGATCATCGACTTTTCTTCGTCATACAGTATTTATGATTATGGAAAAGAAGCTGCGACAAGAAAAATCACGATTGTTTCAGCAATTTCGCACTATAAGGAGAATGAACATGAATTTCTGTTGCAATTATCAAATGAAACTGTTGTTTTTTGGTCTCCAAATATCACGTTAGGCGTCAATTATCTGCTTTTTGCCTCTTCACTTTTGAAAAATATTGCTCCGGATGTGGATATAGAAATTAGTGAAGAACACTTTAAAGCTAAAACAGGCGTTTCAGGAACTGCAATTAAAATCGCGGAGGCTCTGGATGTCGAAACCGAGAGTATCAATTCGGTAAGAGCTGGTGGAATCGTCGGAAAACATGAGGTTATTTTCGGATTTCCTTATCAGACTGTAAGGTTGGTACATGAATCAATTTCTCGTGAAGCATTCGGGAGCGGAGCATTGTTTGTAGCCGAAAATCTACAAGATAAAAAGGTGGGCTTTTACAAGTTTGAGGATATTCTAAGACCTTATTTTTTTAGCGAATCTCAAAAAGAAATATCATAA